One genomic segment of Desulfomicrobium sp. ZS1 includes these proteins:
- the feoB gene encoding ferrous iron transport protein B, whose protein sequence is MSESVIATIALAGNPNAGKTTLFNALTGSRQHVGNYPGITVEKKEGYVDTPAGLTRVVDLPGTYSLTAYSQEELVARDFLIHERPQGVINVLDATSLERNLYLTVQFLEIGIPVTLALNMVDALEAKGMTIDSQRLASLMNVPVVRTVARSDKGVREALDAAMNHPQKVWQPLHISYGPDLDPVLQEMTELIKKRNFLTQTYPPRWLALKFLENDLIVRQLFEADSELHRNMRDMADDVARHCEKTLKTQPEFIVADYRYGYIASILRQGVLTIQPDLQGRADLSDKIDSVLTHQLAGPTIMLCVLYGLFSVTFAIGQIPMGWVESFFEWLSSLAMHLPGGLARSLIVDGIIAGVGGVLGFVPLILIMFLGITFLEDSGYMARMAYMLDRVFRIFGLHGSSVVPFIISGGIPGGCAVPGVMAARTLRSPKEKLATLLTAPFMVCGAKVPVFILLAAAFFPGHGARVMFLITLTGWAAALVVAKLLRSSVIRGPSTPFVMELPPYRMPTAMGMVLHTWERGWQYIKKAGTVILAISILIWAMMTFPALSVELAAPIEAQIENLETRLASEPVEETRLALQNDIAELGLRLKEETLANSLAGRTGRAIEPVTAWAGFDWRTNIALLGGIAAKEVIVSTLATAHALGDDQAQSFSERIASAPGWNTSVAVSVMIFVLLYSPCFVTVVAIAREASWGWAVFSVVFNTSFAFALAVAAYQLGMRMGW, encoded by the coding sequence TTGTCTGAATCTGTCATCGCAACCATAGCCCTGGCCGGCAACCCCAACGCAGGCAAAACAACCCTGTTCAACGCCCTGACCGGCTCGCGGCAACACGTCGGCAATTATCCGGGTATCACCGTGGAAAAGAAGGAAGGGTATGTCGACACCCCGGCCGGCCTGACCCGCGTGGTGGACCTGCCCGGCACCTACTCCCTGACCGCCTATTCCCAGGAAGAGTTGGTGGCTCGGGACTTCCTGATCCACGAGCGCCCCCAGGGCGTCATCAACGTCCTCGACGCGACCAGCCTGGAGCGCAACCTGTACCTGACGGTGCAGTTTCTTGAAATCGGCATTCCCGTGACCCTGGCCCTGAACATGGTCGACGCCCTGGAAGCCAAGGGGATGACCATCGATTCGCAACGTCTGGCCAGCCTCATGAATGTGCCTGTCGTACGCACCGTGGCGCGTTCCGACAAAGGGGTGCGCGAAGCCTTGGACGCCGCCATGAATCACCCGCAAAAAGTCTGGCAGCCGCTGCACATCTCCTACGGCCCGGACCTCGACCCGGTCCTGCAGGAAATGACCGAGCTGATAAAAAAACGGAACTTTCTGACACAGACCTATCCCCCGCGCTGGCTGGCCCTCAAATTTCTGGAAAACGACCTGATCGTACGACAGCTTTTCGAGGCTGATTCCGAACTGCACCGCAACATGCGCGACATGGCCGACGATGTCGCCCGGCACTGCGAAAAAACACTCAAGACTCAGCCCGAATTCATTGTCGCCGACTACCGCTACGGGTACATCGCCTCCATTCTGCGCCAGGGCGTGCTGACCATTCAACCCGATCTGCAGGGCCGCGCCGACCTGTCGGACAAGATCGACAGCGTCCTGACCCATCAACTGGCTGGGCCGACCATCATGCTCTGCGTTCTCTACGGACTCTTCAGCGTGACGTTCGCCATCGGCCAGATCCCCATGGGCTGGGTCGAGTCCTTTTTCGAATGGCTCTCCTCCCTGGCCATGCATCTGCCCGGCGGGCTGGCCAGATCGCTGATCGTGGACGGGATCATCGCCGGAGTTGGCGGCGTGCTGGGCTTTGTACCGCTTATCCTGATCATGTTTCTGGGCATCACTTTTCTTGAAGATTCCGGGTACATGGCACGCATGGCCTACATGCTGGACCGAGTCTTTCGCATCTTCGGATTGCACGGCAGCTCGGTCGTGCCCTTCATCATCTCCGGAGGCATCCCCGGAGGCTGCGCCGTGCCCGGCGTCATGGCCGCGCGCACCCTCAGGAGCCCCAAGGAGAAGCTGGCCACGCTCTTGACCGCCCCCTTCATGGTCTGCGGAGCCAAAGTGCCCGTCTTCATCCTGCTCGCCGCAGCCTTCTTTCCGGGACACGGGGCCAGAGTCATGTTCCTGATCACCCTGACCGGCTGGGCCGCAGCCCTGGTGGTGGCCAAATTGCTGCGCTCATCCGTCATTCGCGGGCCGTCCACCCCCTTTGTCATGGAGCTGCCGCCCTACCGCATGCCCACAGCCATGGGTATGGTGCTGCACACTTGGGAGCGTGGCTGGCAGTACATCAAAAAAGCCGGCACCGTGATTCTGGCCATCTCCATTTTGATCTGGGCCATGATGACCTTTCCGGCTCTCTCCGTGGAGCTGGCCGCGCCCATTGAGGCCCAGATCGAAAATCTGGAAACGCGCCTGGCTTCGGAACCGGTGGAAGAAACCCGGCTGGCACTACAAAACGACATTGCAGAACTTGGCCTGCGCCTCAAGGAAGAGACCCTGGCCAATTCCCTGGCCGGACGCACGGGACGCGCCATCGAGCCTGTCACGGCCTGGGCCGGATTCGACTGGCGGACCAATATCGCCCTTTTGGGAGGAATCGCGGCCAAGGAGGTCATCGTCTCCACTTTGGCCACGGCCCATGCCCTGGGCGACGATCAGGCGCAGAGCTTTTCCGAGCGCATCGCCTCCGCTCCCGGCTGGAACACCAGCGTGGCGGTGAGCGTCATGATCTTTGTGCTGCTTTATTCCCCCTGTTTTGTGACCGTGGTCGCCATCGCCCGCGAGGCTTCCTGGGGTTGGGCCGTTTTCAGCGTCGTCTTCAACACGAGCTTTGCCTTTGCCCTGGCTGTGGCCGCGTACCAGCTCGGCATGAGGATGGGGTGGTAA
- a CDS encoding FeoA family protein, with the protein MPTIVNLREMRVDQHGIIKTIGAQGELGRRIRDMGLVPGTEIIVIGRAPLKDPVALRLKGFTLTLRNSEADFITVELPDNDLV; encoded by the coding sequence GTGCCTACCATAGTCAATTTGCGTGAAATGCGCGTGGATCAACATGGCATCATCAAGACGATCGGCGCGCAGGGAGAGCTTGGCCGCCGAATCCGCGACATGGGACTGGTGCCCGGAACGGAAATCATCGTCATCGGCCGCGCACCGCTCAAAGACCCTGTGGCCCTGCGACTCAAGGGTTTCACCCTGACCCTGCGCAACAGCGAAGCTGATTTCATCACCGTTGAACTCCCGGATAACGACCTTGTCTGA
- a CDS encoding metal-dependent transcriptional regulator, whose protein sequence is MDHMSSNLEDYLEVIFTLESVNSEARAKDIADAMGVQRASVTNALQKLSQRGLINYQPYSSVTLTPEGFRTATRIVHRHKVLYDFLHTFLQIRPEVAEDTACKLEHHIDDESLETLTKFARFIMTCPRTGKDWLEAFTRSCNERGTCTNCSECIKSCLERQDDKCPDSSEPRSKTS, encoded by the coding sequence ATGGACCATATGTCCTCCAATCTGGAAGACTATCTCGAAGTCATATTCACCCTGGAGTCAGTAAATTCCGAGGCCCGGGCCAAGGACATCGCCGACGCCATGGGCGTGCAGAGGGCTTCGGTCACCAACGCGCTGCAAAAACTTTCCCAGCGGGGGCTCATCAATTACCAGCCCTACAGTTCGGTGACCCTTACTCCCGAAGGATTCCGCACGGCGACCCGCATCGTACACCGCCACAAGGTGCTCTACGACTTCCTGCACACCTTCCTGCAGATCCGGCCCGAAGTGGCCGAGGACACGGCTTGCAAGCTCGAACACCACATCGACGATGAAAGCCTTGAGACCCTGACCAAATTCGCCCGCTTCATCATGACCTGCCCCCGCACCGGCAAGGACTGGCTGGAGGCGTTCACTCGCTCCTGCAATGAACGCGGAACGTGCACCAACTGCTCCGAATGCATCAAATCCTGCCTGGAACGGCAGGATGACAAGTGTCCCGACAGCTCCGAGCCCCGCTCAAAAACATCCTGA
- a CDS encoding Hpt domain-containing protein — protein MSDIPLLSIEETLERMSGDRELLANLFQLYVDDAPKKLRSIEEFASQGEFYQIERTAHSLKGASATVGAARLCGLAAELERVAKARSQEQIDVLRTELGLVCEETLESMRRFCAD, from the coding sequence GTGTCTGATATACCGCTGCTTTCCATTGAAGAAACGCTGGAGCGCATGTCCGGGGACCGGGAATTGCTGGCCAATCTTTTTCAGCTCTACGTCGATGATGCACCCAAGAAGTTGCGCAGTATTGAGGAGTTCGCGAGTCAGGGTGAATTCTACCAGATTGAGCGCACCGCCCATTCTCTGAAAGGTGCTTCGGCAACGGTGGGAGCGGCCCGGCTTTGCGGGCTTGCCGCCGAGCTGGAGCGGGTCGCCAAGGCCCGGTCGCAGGAACAGATTGATGTCCTGCGCACGGAGCTGGGCCTGGTCTGTGAAGAGACCCTGGAGTCCATGCGCAGGTTTTGCGCGGACTAG
- a CDS encoding aminopeptidase produces the protein MLTDIQLEKYAKVLFWGMQKARVTPFAPGDIVLVRTDLAALPLAEKMQSLILAQGLNPVLRINPPSPLEKGYFSLAGQEQLSFVIPGDRELYERLAGLISLLAPDSITHLKDIPPTKIATFSLARKYLRDILDKREATRQFGWTLCLMPTPALAENAGLTPEDYAAQIIRASYLDEADPVATWEEIFREAHGVKEWLNGMDVAYYHVQSASTDLKVHPGQSRCWIGISGHNIPSFELFISPDYRLTEGTYHADQPSYRSGNLVSGVTLEFSAGQARVIKADQGAEFVRSQLEMDPGACRLGEFSLTDKRFSPINAFMAHTLFDENFGGKHGNCHVAVGASYADTYAGDPAELTDERKKELGFNDSALHWDLVNTEPKKVTAFLQDGTKTVIYEDGMFTMPDEARL, from the coding sequence ATGCTGACTGATATCCAACTCGAAAAATATGCGAAAGTCCTGTTCTGGGGCATGCAAAAAGCCCGCGTCACCCCCTTTGCGCCGGGAGACATCGTCCTTGTGCGCACGGACCTTGCGGCCCTGCCCCTGGCCGAAAAGATGCAGTCCCTGATCCTCGCGCAGGGCCTCAATCCCGTGCTGCGCATCAATCCCCCGAGCCCTTTGGAGAAAGGCTATTTCAGCCTCGCTGGGCAGGAGCAGCTCTCTTTTGTCATCCCCGGCGACCGCGAACTCTATGAGCGCCTGGCCGGGCTGATCTCCCTGCTGGCTCCGGACTCCATCACGCATTTAAAAGACATCCCGCCGACCAAGATCGCCACCTTCTCCCTGGCTCGCAAATACCTGCGCGACATTCTGGACAAACGCGAAGCCACCCGGCAATTCGGCTGGACCCTCTGCCTCATGCCCACTCCGGCCCTGGCCGAAAACGCGGGACTTACGCCGGAGGATTACGCAGCCCAGATCATACGCGCATCCTACCTGGACGAAGCCGACCCCGTAGCCACCTGGGAGGAAATTTTCCGAGAGGCTCATGGCGTCAAAGAATGGCTCAACGGCATGGATGTGGCGTATTACCATGTGCAGTCCGCTTCCACGGACCTTAAAGTCCATCCCGGCCAGTCCCGCTGCTGGATCGGCATCTCGGGACACAATATCCCGAGCTTCGAGCTCTTCATCTCACCGGATTACCGCCTGACCGAGGGCACCTACCACGCCGACCAGCCCTCCTACCGTAGTGGCAACCTGGTCAGCGGCGTGACCCTGGAATTTTCCGCAGGCCAGGCCCGGGTGATCAAGGCGGATCAGGGCGCGGAGTTTGTGCGCTCGCAACTGGAAATGGACCCGGGCGCGTGCCGGCTTGGCGAATTTTCGCTGACCGACAAGCGGTTCTCGCCCATCAACGCCTTCATGGCGCACACGCTTTTTGACGAAAATTTCGGTGGCAAGCACGGCAACTGCCATGTCGCAGTAGGAGCATCCTATGCCGACACCTACGCGGGAGACCCGGCGGAACTGACGGATGAACGCAAAAAGGAGCTTGGCTTCAACGATTCGGCCCTGCACTGGGACCTGGTCAACACCGAACCAAAAAAAGTGACCGCTTTCCTGCAGGACGGCACGAAAACGGTCATTTACGAAGACGGCATGTTCACCATGCCGGATGAGGCCCGGCTCTAG
- a CDS encoding class IV adenylate cyclase: protein MNALGIEHEAKFMLGDCRDMEPRLRSLGRLCTPWHFETNTVYDRGDELAASGRLLRLRRAHTETQTSTLTFKEPAPGHEKNGIKSRIEREITVPDPYAMDAILRGLGYAPRLRYEKFRAVWELPQGLVFLDILPFGHFLEIEAEPQSITAIAQAIGLDPGSAMDKSYHSLHRSWRRRQGLAPLDDFVFDEAERHLLTTRLGLLPRPQGEIHAD, encoded by the coding sequence GTGAACGCGCTGGGCATCGAGCACGAGGCAAAATTCATGCTCGGCGACTGCCGGGACATGGAGCCCCGTCTGCGCAGTCTGGGCAGGCTCTGCACGCCGTGGCATTTCGAGACCAACACGGTTTACGACCGCGGCGACGAATTGGCCGCCTCCGGACGCCTGCTGCGCCTGCGCCGCGCCCACACCGAGACCCAAACCTCGACCCTGACCTTCAAGGAGCCTGCGCCCGGCCACGAGAAAAACGGAATCAAGAGCCGCATCGAACGGGAGATCACTGTCCCGGACCCGTACGCCATGGACGCCATCCTGCGCGGACTGGGCTATGCTCCGCGGCTGCGCTACGAAAAATTCCGCGCCGTGTGGGAGCTGCCGCAAGGACTTGTCTTCCTGGACATCCTGCCTTTCGGCCATTTTCTTGAAATCGAGGCTGAGCCCCAGTCGATCACCGCCATCGCGCAAGCAATCGGCCTTGATCCAGGCTCCGCCATGGACAAAAGCTATCACAGCCTGCACCGGTCCTGGCGCAGGCGGCAAGGCCTCGCCCCGCTGGACGATTTCGTCTTCGACGAAGCCGAGCGCCACCTACTGACCACCCGCCTGGGGTTACTCCCGAGGCCTCAAGGAGAAATACATGCTGACTGA
- a CDS encoding undecaprenyl-diphosphate phosphatase produces the protein MTSYLNAIILGIVEGLTEFLPVSSTGHLIIAGHLLDFTGPKAETFSIVIQLGAILAVVALYWPTFWGLVRPTKRPFSGMRGLILLFLTSLPAAMLGLFAHSAIKEHLFSPVTVAFALAVGALGILMVEKMPAKNRVTSLDEITPALALGIGCFQCLSLWPGFSRSAATIMGGMILGAGRRAAAEYSFIAAVPIMFAATGYDMLKSWRLFSPDDFLILGVGFAVSFVSAWLAVKGFIALLGRLTLRSFAWYRLALAPVVLWIFW, from the coding sequence ATGACATCATATCTGAACGCCATCATTCTTGGCATTGTCGAAGGCCTGACCGAGTTTCTGCCCGTCTCGTCCACCGGGCACCTGATCATCGCCGGACATCTCCTCGATTTCACCGGCCCCAAGGCCGAAACCTTCAGCATCGTCATCCAACTCGGGGCCATCCTGGCCGTGGTCGCCCTCTACTGGCCGACCTTCTGGGGACTTGTACGCCCGACAAAGCGACCCTTCAGCGGCATGCGCGGCCTGATCCTGCTTTTTCTGACCTCTCTGCCGGCAGCCATGCTCGGACTCTTCGCCCACTCGGCCATCAAGGAGCATCTCTTTTCTCCCGTGACCGTGGCCTTTGCCCTGGCTGTCGGGGCTCTGGGCATTCTCATGGTTGAGAAAATGCCCGCCAAAAACCGGGTTACAAGCCTGGACGAGATCACCCCGGCCCTGGCGCTGGGCATCGGCTGCTTTCAGTGCCTGTCCCTGTGGCCCGGTTTTTCGCGCTCCGCCGCGACCATCATGGGCGGCATGATCCTTGGCGCCGGGCGCCGCGCCGCAGCCGAATACTCCTTTATCGCCGCCGTGCCCATCATGTTCGCGGCCACGGGCTACGACATGCTCAAAAGCTGGCGTCTTTTCAGCCCCGATGACTTTCTGATCCTGGGCGTTGGTTTCGCCGTGTCCTTTGTCTCGGCCTGGCTTGCGGTCAAGGGCTTTATCGCGCTGCTGGGCCGCCTGACCCTGCGCTCCTTCGCCTGGTACCGCCTGGCCCTGGCCCCGGTCGTGCTCTGGATCTTCTGGTGA
- a CDS encoding diaminopimelate epimerase, whose translation MRTLRFYKASPGGNATILILDAVPPGQRAQLARLLMDANHLQAEQVGFLDLEADPVRLDMMGGEFCGNACRAAAAVMAREGVGLVRIGEDLRGELRVSGVDRPVALRVAVDGDECWVEMPLPGASAAGRHEWILELEPGLGLVRLPGITHLCLDEEMHPFVEDFENASTALRARFGLDEEAVGCIWYRTSPACAIKPVVWVRSTASTHYETGCGSGSLALALWLGRGKNLPTDLRILQPSGSEIGVRADVDGPGVWIFGPVTLVARGEAFLYPTFEK comes from the coding sequence GTGCGTACACTTCGGTTTTACAAGGCAAGTCCCGGCGGCAATGCGACCATCCTCATCCTTGATGCGGTTCCGCCTGGACAACGGGCGCAGCTTGCCCGGCTTCTTATGGATGCGAATCATCTGCAGGCCGAGCAGGTCGGCTTTTTAGATCTTGAGGCCGACCCTGTGCGTCTCGACATGATGGGCGGTGAATTCTGCGGGAACGCCTGCCGCGCGGCTGCGGCGGTCATGGCCCGGGAAGGCGTTGGGCTGGTTCGGATCGGCGAGGATTTGCGCGGGGAGCTTCGGGTGTCGGGCGTTGACCGCCCGGTGGCGCTGCGGGTCGCCGTGGATGGGGATGAATGCTGGGTCGAGATGCCGCTGCCTGGAGCTTCCGCCGCCGGCAGGCATGAGTGGATTTTGGAGCTGGAACCGGGCCTTGGGCTGGTGCGCCTGCCGGGCATCACGCATCTTTGTCTTGACGAAGAGATGCACCCTTTTGTCGAGGATTTCGAGAACGCTTCCACTGCCCTGCGGGCAAGGTTCGGCCTGGATGAAGAGGCCGTAGGTTGCATCTGGTACCGGACCAGTCCCGCGTGCGCCATCAAACCCGTGGTCTGGGTGCGTTCCACCGCCTCCACGCATTACGAGACCGGCTGCGGTTCCGGCAGTCTGGCTTTGGCTCTGTGGCTGGGGCGTGGGAAAAATTTGCCCACGGATCTGCGGATCCTGCAACCCAGCGGCAGCGAGATCGGCGTGCGCGCCGACGTTGACGGTCCCGGCGTCTGGATTTTTGGCCCCGTGACCCTGGTCGCCAGAGGCGAGGCCTTTCTTTATCCGACCTTCGAAAAATGA
- a CDS encoding flagellar hook protein FlgE, with protein MSISSSLYIGTTGIMAQQKNMAVISDNIANVSTVGFKSSHMIFNTLMSQQMGSASVSNQVGQGVGVSSILYDMSLGALEPTNTATDISISGKGFFIVSPDASSDQHYTRAGNFRFDAEGYLRDPQGNILQGYRMPAESILDTAPVIPPATSAPITDIRLDMQDGGGPVSEPESTTEMRMMINLDSSSQERSTSTTSPFTALFDSWDATQLEPLDADAYSYQSAMKIYDSDGGAHEVRAFFDPVQDGASVPSGNRMWEFLVTIPPTQDASGLDTKKGVLMTGTLTFTASGELLNMSAFEGSSDDKNSWVPVNLSENGYPVLNVNLAGAEPISSALDMGLRSNSGWALPAGVNTLADLGTTTSDLPSLQNADRQILSITNFNSGSSTLYQSQNGYERGFLQSVSVDTAGVLVGYFSNGQNQGLYKIPMADFINPQGLFREGGNLFSATKDSGAVSVGWAGEGRLGSVITSSLENSNVDLATEFVNMIVTQKGFDANSKVITTGDQVVQTAIQMKR; from the coding sequence ATGAGCATCTCCTCTTCCCTTTATATCGGCACCACGGGAATCATGGCCCAACAGAAAAACATGGCGGTCATTTCCGACAATATAGCCAATGTGAGCACGGTTGGCTTCAAATCCTCGCACATGATCTTCAACACCCTGATGAGCCAGCAGATGGGCTCGGCGAGCGTCAGCAACCAGGTCGGACAAGGCGTCGGCGTCAGTTCCATCCTGTACGACATGTCGCTGGGAGCGCTGGAACCGACCAATACGGCCACCGATATCTCCATCAGCGGCAAGGGATTTTTCATCGTCTCGCCCGACGCAAGCAGCGATCAGCATTATACCAGAGCCGGCAACTTCCGCTTCGACGCGGAAGGCTATCTGCGTGATCCGCAAGGGAACATCCTGCAGGGTTATCGGATGCCGGCGGAATCCATTCTGGACACGGCGCCCGTCATCCCGCCCGCCACAAGCGCTCCCATCACGGACATCCGTCTGGACATGCAGGATGGTGGAGGTCCCGTCTCCGAACCCGAGTCGACTACGGAAATGCGCATGATGATCAACCTCGATTCAAGCTCGCAAGAACGAAGCACCAGTACGACCAGCCCTTTCACGGCCCTCTTCGACAGTTGGGATGCGACGCAGCTGGAGCCTCTGGACGCGGATGCCTACTCGTATCAATCAGCCATGAAAATCTACGATTCCGACGGCGGAGCGCATGAGGTCAGGGCCTTCTTCGATCCTGTCCAGGACGGCGCGAGCGTCCCCAGCGGCAACCGTATGTGGGAATTTCTGGTCACCATCCCGCCCACGCAAGATGCCTCCGGCCTGGACACGAAAAAAGGCGTGCTCATGACCGGAACCCTGACCTTCACGGCATCGGGCGAACTGTTGAACATGAGCGCTTTCGAAGGCTCCTCCGATGACAAAAACAGCTGGGTCCCGGTCAATTTGTCCGAAAACGGCTACCCTGTCCTGAACGTGAACCTGGCTGGAGCGGAGCCCATCTCAAGCGCTCTGGACATGGGTCTGCGCTCGAATTCGGGCTGGGCGCTGCCTGCGGGGGTGAACACCCTGGCCGATCTGGGCACGACGACTTCGGATTTGCCGTCCTTGCAAAACGCGGACAGGCAGATCCTCTCGATCACCAATTTCAACTCCGGATCAAGCACCCTCTATCAATCCCAGAACGGATATGAACGCGGCTTTCTGCAATCGGTCAGCGTGGACACCGCCGGGGTGCTCGTCGGCTACTTTTCCAATGGCCAGAATCAGGGCCTCTACAAAATCCCCATGGCCGATTTCATCAATCCGCAAGGGCTCTTTCGAGAAGGAGGAAACCTTTTTTCCGCCACCAAGGACTCCGGGGCCGTCTCTGTGGGTTGGGCCGGAGAAGGCAGGCTCGGGAGCGTCATCACCAGCAGCCTGGAAAACTCCAACGTCGACCTGGCCACCGAATTCGTGAACATGATCGTCACCCAAAAAGGATTCGACGCCAACAGCAAGGTCATCACCACGGGCGACCAGGTCGTGCAGACGGCCATCCAGATGAAGAGATAG
- a CDS encoding DUF3047 domain-containing protein codes for MNASGTEKMRERSGRIFLPALQNAGMGPWARVVLAAVFMGWACVALAGGLPALYAPGHPGWKEKEFAGRTVYTPLHEEKLLLAESNGTASGFFFEQSIDLRETPWLNWSWKVENVLQGVKEREKGGDDYPARIYVVAKGGLAFWKTKALSYVWSSAESEGAMWPSAFTSSAYMVAVRSGTARVGELVTEKRNIREDWKQAFGEDIEEIDAVAIMTDTDNSGQSARAWYGQPWFSKQ; via the coding sequence ATGAATGCCTCCGGGACTGAAAAAATGCGTGAACGATCCGGCAGAATTTTCCTGCCTGCCCTGCAAAATGCAGGAATGGGTCCATGGGCGCGGGTGGTGCTTGCCGCAGTGTTCATGGGCTGGGCGTGCGTGGCCCTTGCGGGCGGGCTTCCCGCCCTTTATGCGCCGGGACATCCGGGCTGGAAGGAAAAGGAGTTTGCGGGTCGCACTGTCTATACGCCGCTGCACGAGGAGAAGCTGCTGCTGGCTGAAAGCAACGGCACGGCCTCGGGTTTTTTTTTCGAGCAGTCGATTGATCTTCGTGAAACGCCTTGGCTCAACTGGTCCTGGAAGGTGGAGAACGTGCTTCAGGGCGTAAAGGAGCGCGAGAAGGGCGGGGATGACTATCCGGCCCGTATTTACGTGGTGGCCAAGGGCGGCTTGGCCTTCTGGAAAACCAAGGCCTTGTCCTATGTCTGGTCCAGCGCCGAATCCGAAGGCGCCATGTGGCCCAGCGCCTTCACGTCGAGCGCCTACATGGTCGCGGTGCGCAGCGGAACCGCCCGTGTGGGTGAACTGGTCACGGAAAAACGCAACATCCGCGAGGACTGGAAACAGGCCTTTGGCGAGGATATCGAGGAAATCGACGCCGTTGCCATCATGACCGACACGGACAATTCGGGCCAATCCGCTCGTGCCTGGTACGGGCAGCCGTGGTTTTCAAAACAATAG
- the htpX gene encoding zinc metalloprotease HtpX, with the protein MNMLKTTFLLTLLTLLLVAMGGAIGGKSGMIIAFLIAGGMNFFAYWNSDKIVLKMYKAREVTRAESPDFYGIVENLARKANMPMPKVYVIPSDSPNAFATGRNPEHAAVAATTGIMRILSRDELEGVMAHELTHVMNRDTLISTVAATIAGAISMLGSMLQWAAIFGMGRSSDDEGGGSVLGNLAMAIIAPIAAMLIQMAVSRSREFMADEGGAKMCGKPKALASALMKLQQSATRAPMQEATQATSHMFIVNPLSASKLASLFSTHPATEDRVARLMAM; encoded by the coding sequence ATGAACATGCTGAAGACCACGTTTCTCTTGACCCTGCTGACGCTGCTGCTTGTCGCCATGGGCGGCGCCATCGGCGGCAAGTCCGGGATGATAATCGCCTTTCTCATTGCCGGCGGCATGAACTTCTTTGCCTACTGGAACTCGGACAAGATCGTCCTCAAAATGTACAAGGCCCGCGAAGTGACTCGCGCCGAGAGTCCGGATTTCTACGGCATCGTCGAAAACCTGGCGCGCAAGGCGAACATGCCCATGCCCAAGGTCTACGTCATCCCGTCGGACAGTCCCAACGCCTTCGCCACCGGCCGCAATCCGGAGCATGCCGCAGTCGCCGCCACCACGGGCATCATGCGCATCCTCTCGCGCGACGAGCTTGAAGGAGTCATGGCCCACGAACTGACTCATGTCATGAACCGCGACACCCTCATCTCCACCGTCGCCGCGACCATCGCCGGAGCCATCTCCATGCTCGGCAGCATGCTGCAATGGGCAGCCATTTTCGGCATGGGCCGCAGCAGCGACGACGAAGGCGGCGGAAGCGTGCTCGGCAACCTGGCCATGGCCATCATCGCGCCCATCGCGGCCATGCTCATCCAGATGGCCGTGTCACGTTCGCGTGAATTCATGGCCGACGAGGGCGGCGCGAAAATGTGCGGCAAACCGAAAGCCCTGGCCAGCGCGCTCATGAAGCTGCAGCAGTCCGCAACCAGAGCCCCCATGCAGGAAGCCACCCAGGCCACCTCGCACATGTTCATCGTCAACCCGCTCTCGGCATCAAAGCTGGCCAGCCTTTTTTCAACTCACCCCGCGACCGAAGACCGCGTGGCCAGACTCATGGCCATGTAA